A single Methanobrevibacter woesei DNA region contains:
- a CDS encoding aldo/keto reductase, with protein MKKRLIKKTGDKVSPLGFGAMRLPLKNGKIDREVAKKLIYHGIDNGINFIDTAALYGNGDSEKFLGEVLVGEYKDKVLLSTKLPVYKIKKHEQMNKTLNKQLERLNRDSIDYYFLHNIDLENMNRLLKLNVIKFLTEAKKEGKIKHVGFSYHGKSREFPLIVDSYDWDCVMVQYNFMDSNTQVDIDGVKHAYEKGLGIFIMEPLKGGILAGKMPNKASKILNKQDPEKSTTEWSLSWVLNHPEVSCVLSGMNEISQIDENIAIASKVESNSLTSGEIETLDKVKEVMQDLLKINCTSCGYCMPCPRKVNIPECIKIYNEKYLFNQKGLLTDAFINYFTSVGGVMNEKGNAGLCTSCGVCIEKCPQHLDIPKELKKVKNEFEGHGFNFKLWFIKNIGMPIYQKFF; from the coding sequence ATGAAAAAGAGATTAATTAAAAAGACTGGTGATAAAGTATCACCTTTAGGTTTTGGAGCTATGAGATTACCTCTAAAAAATGGTAAAATCGACCGTGAAGTAGCTAAAAAGCTCATATATCATGGAATTGATAATGGAATTAACTTCATTGACACAGCTGCATTATATGGTAATGGAGATAGTGAAAAGTTCCTTGGAGAAGTCCTTGTAGGAGAATATAAAGATAAAGTTCTATTATCTACAAAATTACCTGTTTATAAGATAAAAAAACATGAACAAATGAATAAAACCTTAAATAAACAGCTTGAAAGGCTTAACCGTGACTCCATTGATTATTATTTCTTACATAATATTGATCTGGAGAATATGAATCGTTTACTTAAATTAAATGTTATTAAATTTCTCACAGAGGCAAAAAAAGAAGGAAAAATAAAGCATGTTGGATTTTCCTATCACGGCAAAAGCAGAGAGTTTCCATTAATTGTTGACAGCTATGACTGGGACTGTGTAATGGTCCAGTATAATTTTATGGACTCAAATACTCAAGTTGACATTGATGGAGTAAAACATGCCTATGAAAAAGGCCTTGGAATATTTATAATGGAGCCTCTAAAAGGAGGTATTCTTGCAGGAAAGATGCCAAATAAAGCATCAAAAATATTAAATAAACAAGACCCTGAAAAAAGTACTACTGAATGGTCACTCTCATGGGTATTGAATCATCCAGAAGTAAGCTGCGTACTATCTGGAATGAATGAAATATCACAGATTGATGAAAATATAGCTATTGCATCGAAAGTAGAAAGCAATTCACTAACTTCTGGTGAAATAGAAACTTTAGATAAAGTAAAAGAAGTGATGCAGGATCTCTTAAAAATAAACTGCACATCATGTGGATATTGCATGCCCTGTCCTCGTAAAGTAAACATTCCTGAGTGTATTAAGATATATAATGAAAAATATCTCTTTAATCAGAAAGGTTTATTAACAGATGCATTTATTAATTATTTCACCTCAGTTGGAGGAGTTATGAATGAAAAAGGAAATGCAGGACTTTGCACTAGCTGTGGAGTATGCATTGAAAAATGTCCACAGCATTTAGATATTCCAAAAGAGCTTAAAAAGGTTAAAAATGAATTTGAAGGTCATGGATTTAATTTCAAGCTATGGTTTATAAAAAACATTGGAATGCCAATCTATCAAAAGTTCTTTTAA
- a CDS encoding DUF2283 domain-containing protein, whose protein sequence is MSSGKPLIKNYDYECDALMLKYDGNYDYDYSLELSNDVIVDFDINGIPCAFEFLNASKLFGFDKSSLMNIKKINVSINVTSKLIELSTLIVVLVHNKSVSNRLRNSLANNVNLPELNLAFV, encoded by the coding sequence ATGAGTTCAGGTAAACCTTTGATTAAAAATTATGATTATGAATGTGATGCTTTAATGTTAAAGTATGATGGAAATTATGATTATGATTATTCTTTAGAGTTGTCTAATGATGTTATAGTTGATTTTGATATCAATGGTATTCCTTGTGCTTTTGAGTTTTTAAATGCTTCTAAGTTATTTGGATTTGATAAAAGTAGTTTAATGAATATTAAGAAAATTAATGTTTCTATTAATGTTACTTCTAAATTGATTGAATTAAGTACTTTAATTGTTGTTCTTGTACATAATAAATCTGTAAGTAATCGTTTACGGAATAGTCTCGCGAATAATGTTAATCTTCCTGAGTTAAATCTTGCTTTTGTCTAA
- a CDS encoding TIGR04165 family Cys-rich peptide, with product MKLEEMLAPCPKCGSKDKTAHRKMLDNHRAHAELDTVRCDNCGYIFFVNDNIEDDEKKELLKELNKFYG from the coding sequence ATGAAATTAGAAGAAATGTTAGCACCATGCCCGAAATGTGGTTCTAAAGACAAAACAGCACATAGAAAAATGTTAGATAACCACCGTGCACATGCAGAATTAGATACTGTAAGATGTGACAACTGTGGATACATTTTCTTTGTAAATGACAACATAGAAGATGACGAGAAAAAAGAACTTCTTAAAGAGTTAAATAAATTCTATGGATAA
- the galU gene encoding UTP--glucose-1-phosphate uridylyltransferase GalU — protein sequence MKAVIPAAGFGTRFLPATKAQPKEMLPVFDKPTIQYVIEEAVASGIDDILIVTGKNKRSIEDHFDKSFELEHTLEVAGKDKYLKQIRDITDLADICYIRQKEQKGLGDAIYCARKHVGDEPFAVMLGDTITKGDTPCTKQLIDIYNKYDASAISLEAVPMEKVERYGIIKGEEIEKDVYKINQLVEKPPMSEAPSNLAIMGRYVLTPDIFDKINETEPGVGGEIQLTDALSKLDAIYGNTFEGKTYDIGNRLEWLKTSIEFAMDDEESREDLLEYLRTIV from the coding sequence ATGAAAGCTGTTATTCCTGCTGCTGGTTTTGGAACAAGATTCCTGCCTGCAACAAAGGCGCAACCAAAAGAGATGTTGCCAGTTTTTGATAAACCTACAATTCAATATGTAATCGAAGAAGCAGTAGCTTCAGGTATTGATGATATTCTTATTGTAACAGGTAAAAACAAAAGGTCTATTGAAGATCATTTTGACAAATCCTTTGAACTGGAACATACATTAGAGGTTGCTGGAAAAGACAAATACCTAAAACAAATTAGAGATATCACTGATTTAGCAGATATTTGTTATATCCGTCAAAAAGAACAGAAAGGACTTGGAGATGCAATATACTGTGCAAGAAAACATGTTGGTGATGAACCATTTGCTGTTATGCTTGGAGATACAATTACAAAAGGAGATACTCCATGTACAAAACAGTTAATTGATATTTACAATAAATATGATGCATCAGCTATTTCTCTTGAAGCAGTTCCAATGGAAAAAGTGGAAAGATATGGAATTATCAAAGGGGAAGAAATTGAAAAGGATGTTTATAAAATCAATCAGCTTGTTGAAAAACCTCCAATGAGTGAAGCACCATCAAATTTAGCTATTATGGGAAGATATGTTTTAACACCAGATATATTTGATAAAATTAATGAAACAGAACCTGGTGTTGGTGGTGAAATCCAACTTACTGATGCTTTATCTAAATTAGATGCAATATATGGAAATACCTTTGAAGGAAAAACCTATGATATAGGTAATCGTTTAGAATGGCTTAAAACATCAATTGAATTTGCAATGGATGATGAAGAATCAAGAGAAGACTTATTAGAATATCTTAGAACAATTGTTTAA
- a CDS encoding TIGR04083 family peptide-modifying radical SAM enzyme, giving the protein MTFHVMIIPTLNCPSNCKYCWGSENTKEIMDISIIDNIIEWLKDFRQDKVHFTFHGGEPLLAGYDFYSEALEKLSNIPNFEGFSLQSNIWLLNQDLIDLFKKYNVVISTSIDGPKEINDYQRGEGYFDKTMSKYELAKENGLPINFVLTVTDYSKDYSDELYDFFKEHKMNLKIHAALPSLRGDNADPWALDQEEHGKLLIEWLDKYLYDLDKFVIKDLDHICKSTLRRRGTLCTFADCIGTTLAIGADGSIYPCYRFVGMDEYILGNVKDNPSFDKLKESDAWAKLQEFRDYVDENCKKCRYVKYCEGGCPYNGIVAYQTPKAVDPQCTAYKMIFGEVSKRMNKEFAKNAIPGLAPSGPKSEDEPFSIMDLMMKP; this is encoded by the coding sequence ATGACATTTCATGTAATGATTATCCCTACTTTAAACTGTCCATCAAACTGTAAATACTGCTGGGGATCTGAAAACACAAAAGAAATAATGGACATATCAATTATTGATAATATAATTGAATGGTTAAAAGATTTCAGGCAAGATAAAGTTCATTTTACCTTCCACGGTGGAGAACCTCTTCTTGCAGGCTATGATTTTTATAGTGAAGCTCTTGAAAAATTATCTAACATCCCTAATTTCGAAGGATTTTCACTACAAAGTAATATCTGGCTTTTAAATCAGGACCTTATTGATTTATTTAAAAAATACAATGTTGTTATTAGTACAAGTATTGACGGGCCAAAAGAAATCAATGATTATCAAAGGGGAGAAGGCTACTTTGATAAAACAATGTCCAAATATGAACTAGCTAAAGAAAATGGACTTCCAATAAACTTTGTTTTAACTGTAACAGATTATTCTAAAGATTACAGTGATGAATTATATGATTTCTTTAAAGAACATAAAATGAACCTTAAAATACATGCTGCCTTACCTTCACTTAGGGGAGACAATGCAGATCCATGGGCATTAGACCAGGAAGAACATGGAAAGCTATTGATCGAATGGCTAGACAAATATCTCTATGATTTAGATAAATTTGTAATAAAAGACTTAGACCATATCTGTAAAAGCACTCTAAGAAGAAGAGGAACCTTATGTACTTTTGCAGATTGTATTGGTACAACACTAGCTATTGGAGCTGATGGTTCAATATATCCATGTTACCGTTTTGTAGGAATGGATGAATACATTTTAGGAAATGTTAAAGACAATCCTTCCTTTGATAAATTAAAAGAATCTGATGCATGGGCTAAATTACAGGAATTCAGAGATTATGTTGATGAAAACTGTAAAAAATGTAGATATGTGAAATACTGTGAAGGAGGATGTCCTTATAATGGAATTGTAGCATATCAAACACCAAAAGCAGTTGACCCTCAATGTACAGCCTATAAAATGATTTTTGGTGAAGTTTCAAAAAGAATGAACAAGGAATTTGCTAAAAATGCAATTCCAGGACTGGCTCCCAGTGGACCAAAATCAGAAGATGAACCATTTAGTATAATGGATTTAATGATGAAGCCATGA
- a CDS encoding CBS domain-containing protein, translating into MLTSVQKEILQNLINLYQSSNGKSIKGEDIAEVMNRNPGTIRNQMQSLRSLGLVKGVPGPRGGYKPTVEAYHSLNITVTDKDHHVPLYKDGEEVKGVSVAKIEFTSVPQPGECEAAIKVLGNIKDLNLGDNIRVGPTPVNNLGVMGKIVGRDDMDNILLVDTTTIRSIPKNTVGDIASRDIISLTVDTSLRDAAAIIAEKSIKGAPVMKKGKAVGMLSVTDIVLAVAEGKENLSVGDVMSDNVYIVDEDMKIANAVDIMFKKGLGRLVVADKDNDILGIITRTDLIESLANLKQFPIFAGKK; encoded by the coding sequence ATGTTAACATCTGTACAAAAAGAAATATTACAAAACTTAATTAACCTATATCAATCTTCCAATGGTAAGTCCATAAAAGGTGAAGATATTGCTGAGGTAATGAATAGAAATCCAGGAACTATTCGTAATCAGATGCAATCTCTCAGGAGTTTAGGTTTAGTTAAAGGTGTTCCAGGTCCTAGAGGAGGTTACAAACCTACTGTTGAAGCTTATCATTCCTTGAATATTACAGTTACAGATAAAGATCATCATGTACCTTTATATAAAGATGGTGAGGAAGTAAAAGGAGTTTCTGTTGCAAAGATAGAATTTACCAGTGTTCCACAGCCAGGGGAATGTGAAGCAGCTATTAAGGTTTTAGGAAACATCAAAGACCTCAATTTAGGAGATAACATTAGAGTTGGTCCAACACCTGTTAATAATTTAGGAGTTATGGGTAAAATTGTTGGCAGAGATGATATGGATAATATTCTCCTTGTAGACACTACAACTATCCGTAGTATTCCTAAAAATACTGTTGGAGATATTGCATCAAGAGATATTATTTCTTTAACTGTTGATACTTCATTAAGGGATGCAGCAGCTATCATTGCCGAAAAAAGCATTAAAGGAGCACCTGTAATGAAAAAAGGAAAAGCTGTAGGAATGCTTTCTGTAACTGATATTGTTTTGGCTGTAGCTGAAGGTAAAGAAAATCTATCTGTTGGGGATGTAATGTCTGATAATGTCTATATTGTAGATGAAGATATGAAAATAGCTAATGCTGTTGATATAATGTTTAAAAAAGGACTTGGAAGATTAGTTGTTGCAGATAAAGATAATGATATACTTGGAATTATAACAAGAACTGATTTAATAGAGTCTTTAGCTAATTTAAAACAATTCCCTATTTTTGCAGGTAAAAAATAA
- a CDS encoding helix-turn-helix domain-containing protein, with amino-acid sequence MSVVGDRLKILRKDYGYTQKQIAEYLDIDQAYISRIEKGERTLNLSLLDKICQLYNCSPDYILGKADNYQKRSVAFRSDGNDVDLNVVAKINSVMNNLELLRKLNGE; translated from the coding sequence ATGAGTGTGGTAGGAGATAGATTAAAAATATTAAGGAAGGATTATGGTTATACGCAGAAACAAATAGCTGAATATTTAGATATTGACCAAGCATATATATCTAGAATTGAAAAAGGTGAAAGAACTTTAAATTTATCTTTATTGGATAAAATATGTCAATTATATAATTGTTCACCTGATTATATTTTGGGAAAAGCAGATAATTATCAAAAAAGAAGTGTTGCATTTAGATCTGATGGAAATGATGTTGATTTAAATGTTGTTGCAAAAATTAACTCAGTAATGAATAATTTAGAACTACTTAGAAAATTAAATGGGGAATAA
- a CDS encoding ImmA/IrrE family metallo-endopeptidase, translating into MISDINELSEELRDDWGVNNTNPIDISSLVLEKINNLTLLWLPLGDLVSGACSKNNNDILIIINSEHSKGRQNFTLAHEIYHILYDDIDTIICKNEQSNNDNEKRANNFASSFLLPPVALKRFIKKHNIEKWSLEDIIKCEQYFKISHHAMLVRLMQENLITAEEFDEFKGSIKAEAAKRGFSTELYEPSRKSMQYFSLGAFISLTEKAFLKNKISAGKKDELLLDMYRSDIVYNLNESDLFD; encoded by the coding sequence ATGATTTCTGATATTAATGAGTTATCTGAAGAATTAAGAGATGATTGGGGAGTTAATAATACAAATCCTATTGATATTTCTTCTTTGGTTTTAGAAAAGATAAATAATTTAACATTACTTTGGTTGCCTTTAGGTGATCTAGTTAGTGGGGCATGTTCTAAAAATAATAATGATATATTGATTATCATTAATTCTGAACATTCTAAAGGCAGGCAAAATTTTACTTTAGCTCATGAAATTTATCATATTTTGTATGATGATATTGATACAATAATATGCAAAAACGAGCAATCAAATAATGATAATGAAAAAAGAGCAAATAATTTTGCATCTTCTTTTTTATTACCTCCAGTTGCTTTAAAGAGATTTATTAAGAAGCATAACATTGAAAAGTGGTCTTTAGAGGATATTATAAAGTGTGAACAATATTTTAAAATTAGTCATCATGCAATGTTAGTTAGATTAATGCAAGAGAATTTAATTACAGCTGAAGAATTTGATGAATTTAAAGGAAGTATTAAAGCAGAAGCTGCTAAAAGAGGTTTCAGTACAGAATTATATGAACCTTCTAGAAAAAGTATGCAATATTTCTCTTTAGGTGCTTTTATATCTTTAACTGAAAAGGCTTTTTTGAAAAATAAAATTTCTGCTGGTAAAAAAGATGAACTTCTTCTTGATATGTACCGGTCTGATATTGTTTATAATTTAAATGAGAGTGATCTATTTGATTGA
- a CDS encoding energy-coupling factor ABC transporter permease produces the protein MHIMEGYLPLEWCIVWYIISIPVIVYGIYQIKKTREETPESTALLAVSGAFMFVLSSLKLPSVTGSCSHPTGNGLSAAIFGPAAAAVLATIVLLFQALLLAHGGLTTLGANVFSMGIVGPFVAWIVYKFLVKNNISSTIAIFFAAFFGDLLTYVATSFELALAFPTPTFGASLANFLVIFAVTQIPLAIGEGILTAIIWDKLKQYKPKLLEKLGSLGRKEESTI, from the coding sequence ATGCATATTATGGAAGGATATTTACCTTTGGAATGGTGTATTGTTTGGTATATTATATCAATACCAGTAATTGTATATGGAATTTATCAAATAAAGAAAACACGTGAAGAAACTCCTGAATCAACTGCATTATTAGCTGTTAGTGGAGCATTCATGTTTGTTTTATCCTCTTTAAAACTTCCTTCTGTTACTGGAAGCTGTTCACATCCTACAGGTAATGGATTAAGTGCAGCTATTTTTGGTCCAGCTGCTGCTGCAGTATTAGCTACTATTGTTTTACTTTTCCAGGCTTTATTGCTTGCTCATGGTGGTTTAACAACTTTGGGAGCTAATGTGTTCTCTATGGGTATTGTTGGACCATTTGTAGCTTGGATTGTATATAAATTTTTAGTTAAAAATAACATATCCTCTACAATTGCAATTTTCTTCGCTGCATTCTTTGGAGATCTTTTAACTTATGTTGCAACCTCTTTTGAATTAGCATTAGCTTTCCCTACTCCAACATTTGGTGCATCTTTAGCTAATTTTTTAGTAATCTTTGCTGTTACTCAAATTCCATTAGCTATTGGTGAAGGAATATTAACTGCAATCATATGGGATAAATTAAAACAATATAAACCTAAATTACTTGAAAAGTTAGGCTCTTTAGGAAGAAAAGAGGAATCTACAATATAA
- a CDS encoding energy-coupling factor ABC transporter substrate-binding protein: MDTKTTIILLVIVAIIFIAPLAMYNGLGEDDGYFGGADGAAGEAIEETGFEPWFSSIWEPPSGEIESLLFALQAAIGALIVGYFFGYWRGKSENK; the protein is encoded by the coding sequence ATGGATACTAAAACAACAATAATTTTACTTGTAATTGTTGCAATAATCTTCATTGCTCCATTAGCTATGTATAATGGACTTGGTGAAGATGATGGATACTTTGGTGGTGCTGATGGTGCTGCTGGTGAAGCAATTGAAGAAACTGGTTTTGAACCGTGGTTTTCCTCAATATGGGAGCCACCAAGCGGTGAAATAGAATCACTATTATTTGCCCTTCAAGCAGCTATCGGTGCTTTAATTGTAGGTTACTTCTTTGGATACTGGAGAGGCAAATCTGAAAATAAATAA
- a CDS encoding glycosyltransferase family 2 protein — MDERLLQNRMNMKSIVLIPAFNEEVAIGSIIDKSLKYVDDALVIDDGSSDNTSKIAISHGAKVITNKTNQGKGVALKKGFNAVRDYDVVVTIDGDGQHNPDEIPAIIKPILDGTADLVNGSRYLDGFEENTPAYRRVGQRVLDIATNISCGIHVTDSQSGFRAFSKKAVGCFRFRDTGFGIESEMLADAADNNLKILEVPITVRYDVDGSTKNPVSHGVGVLLKIIKDKFIRTFKK; from the coding sequence ATGGATGAAAGACTACTACAGAATAGAATGAATATGAAATCAATTGTATTGATACCTGCATTTAACGAAGAGGTAGCTATTGGTTCAATTATTGACAAATCCCTTAAATATGTTGATGATGCATTGGTAATTGATGATGGAAGTAGTGATAATACTTCTAAAATAGCTATTTCTCATGGTGCAAAGGTAATAACAAATAAAACCAACCAGGGAAAAGGAGTAGCTCTAAAAAAAGGTTTTAATGCAGTTAGGGATTATGATGTTGTTGTAACTATTGATGGTGATGGGCAACATAATCCTGATGAGATTCCAGCTATTATAAAACCTATTTTAGATGGAACTGCTGACTTGGTTAATGGAAGCAGGTATTTAGATGGATTTGAAGAAAACACTCCTGCTTACAGACGTGTAGGTCAAAGAGTTTTAGATATAGCTACTAATATTTCCTGTGGAATCCATGTAACTGATTCTCAAAGTGGTTTTAGGGCATTTTCAAAAAAAGCAGTTGGATGTTTCAGATTTAGAGACACTGGTTTTGGTATTGAAAGTGAAATGTTGGCTGATGCAGCCGATAACAATCTTAAAATACTTGAAGTTCCAATTACTGTAAGATATGATGTTGACGGGTCTACAAAAAACCCTGTATCTCATGGTGTTGGCGTTTTACTTAAAATAATTAAAGATAAATTCATCAGAACCTTTAAAAAATAG
- the pyrF gene encoding orotidine-5'-phosphate decarboxylase encodes MKVKNNIILALDVMNMKEATEICEKLEKDLDTIKIGYPLTLAEGLEAVSEIKETFNFKVICDYKVADIPATNSKICNQTFKAGADAIICHGFVGQDSVQACADEAGEFNAEVFLLTEMSHPGAKLFLQENADAIAKMGVDMGIKNYVAPATRINRLKEIREIVGKDAFIISPGVGKQGGDVKETLTYANAAIIGRSIYESDDSQKALKDFISLI; translated from the coding sequence ATGAAAGTAAAAAACAATATTATTTTAGCATTAGATGTAATGAACATGAAAGAAGCTACAGAAATTTGTGAAAAACTTGAAAAGGATTTAGATACTATAAAAATAGGTTATCCACTTACATTAGCTGAAGGACTTGAAGCAGTATCTGAAATTAAAGAAACATTTAATTTTAAAGTAATTTGTGATTATAAAGTAGCTGACATCCCAGCAACTAACTCAAAAATATGTAATCAAACTTTTAAAGCCGGCGCTGATGCTATAATCTGTCATGGATTTGTAGGCCAAGACAGTGTACAGGCATGTGCAGATGAAGCTGGAGAATTCAATGCAGAAGTATTTCTTTTAACTGAAATGTCACATCCAGGTGCAAAATTATTCTTACAGGAAAATGCTGATGCAATTGCAAAAATGGGTGTTGATATGGGAATTAAAAACTATGTTGCACCTGCTACAAGAATCAATAGATTAAAAGAAATAAGAGAAATAGTTGGAAAAGATGCATTTATCATCTCCCCCGGTGTTGGAAAACAGGGAGGAGATGTAAAAGAGACTTTAACCTATGCAAATGCTGCAATTATAGGAAGATCAATCTATGAATCAGATGATTCTCAAAAAGCATTAAAAGATTTCATAAGTTTAATTTAA
- a CDS encoding deoxyhypusine synthase gives MKVNQIKIKKDMKVSELIEEFDGSGVLGSGRVSRACNLLAKMIADEDTNVFMSLGGPLVPGGLRFVISDMIKNGQVNLIVSSGANITHDLLESFGGSHYRDVGGDDEELNSQGIGRIADVYTSSEDFEIFEKEITKIFEKIASEKKVVSIQELLYEVGLLIDDENSILANAARNNVPIFAPGLIDSMFGLQLWMFNQDHDFTVDAVKDMHYLSDIVFNSEKVGGILLGGGLTKHYTLASNLLKGGLDMAIQITMDRPETGSLSGAPLEEAKSWSKAKCGSDLATVIGDVTVIFPLILAGALDKLDSD, from the coding sequence ATGAAAGTAAACCAGATTAAAATTAAAAAAGATATGAAAGTAAGTGAATTAATAGAAGAATTTGACGGTTCTGGAGTATTAGGGTCAGGTAGAGTTTCCAGAGCATGTAATTTACTTGCAAAAATGATAGCTGATGAAGATACAAATGTTTTTATGAGTTTAGGTGGTCCCCTTGTACCTGGAGGATTAAGATTTGTAATTTCTGATATGATTAAAAATGGACAGGTTAACTTAATTGTATCAAGTGGGGCTAACATAACTCATGATTTACTTGAAAGCTTTGGTGGTTCTCATTATCGTGATGTCGGTGGAGATGATGAAGAACTAAATTCTCAGGGTATTGGAAGAATAGCTGATGTTTATACAAGTTCTGAGGATTTTGAAATATTTGAAAAGGAAATTACCAAAATATTTGAAAAAATAGCTAGTGAAAAGAAAGTAGTATCAATTCAGGAGCTATTATATGAAGTTGGTCTTTTAATTGATGATGAAAATTCTATTTTAGCTAATGCTGCACGTAATAATGTTCCTATTTTTGCACCTGGACTTATTGACAGCATGTTTGGTCTTCAGCTATGGATGTTTAACCAAGATCATGATTTTACTGTAGATGCTGTTAAAGATATGCATTATCTTTCGGATATTGTATTTAACAGTGAAAAAGTAGGTGGAATACTTCTTGGTGGAGGATTAACAAAACATTACACTTTAGCTTCCAATTTACTTAAAGGTGGACTTGATATGGCTATTCAAATCACTATGGATAGGCCGGAAACTGGAAGTTTAAGTGGAGCTCCTCTTGAAGAGGCAAAATCCTGGTCCAAAGCAAAATGCGGTTCTGATTTGGCAACTGTTATTGGTGATGTAACTGTTATATTCCCATTAATATTAGCAGGTGCTTTAGATAAATTAGACAGTGATTAG
- a CDS encoding NAD-dependent epimerase/dehydratase family protein: METQRILVTGGSGFIGTNLVNELRSRGHEVLAVDLLHHEEEADLYSDSYSDYVRGDVRSYRQMERIFEDNDDFDYVYHLAAEYGRWNGEGYYENLWETNVIGLKNMIRLQEKLGYRMISFSSAEVYGDYEGVMSEDVMENRPISETYQMNDYAISKWAGELMCMNSATMFGTETVRVRPVNCYGPHEAYSPYKGFIPIFIYKALHGLPYSVHMGHKRIIDYVEDTVRTFANIVDNFIPGEVYNVGSKQEWERDIKQYSDMVLDAVGVDDSLVTYTPAEDFTTKVKTIDFSKAIRDLKHDPKVPPEEGIKRTVEWMKDYYRIE, from the coding sequence ATGGAAACTCAAAGAATTTTAGTTACTGGTGGTAGTGGTTTTATTGGTACTAACCTTGTAAATGAATTAAGATCCCGTGGACATGAAGTACTAGCTGTAGACTTGTTACATCATGAAGAAGAAGCAGATTTATACTCTGATTCCTACTCTGACTATGTCCGTGGAGATGTAAGAAGTTACCGTCAAATGGAAAGGATTTTCGAAGACAATGATGACTTTGACTATGTTTACCATCTTGCTGCAGAATATGGAAGATGGAATGGTGAAGGTTACTATGAAAACCTTTGGGAAACCAATGTAATCGGTCTTAAAAACATGATTCGTCTTCAGGAAAAATTAGGCTACAGAATGATTTCATTTTCCTCAGCTGAAGTTTACGGAGACTATGAAGGAGTTATGAGCGAAGATGTAATGGAAAACAGACCAATATCTGAAACCTACCAGATGAACGATTATGCAATCTCTAAATGGGCTGGAGAATTAATGTGTATGAATTCGGCTACTATGTTTGGAACTGAAACTGTTAGGGTTCGTCCAGTAAACTGTTATGGACCACATGAAGCTTACTCACCATATAAAGGATTTATTCCAATTTTCATATATAAAGCTCTACATGGACTTCCATACTCAGTACATATGGGTCATAAAAGAATTATTGACTATGTGGAAGACACTGTCAGAACCTTTGCAAATATCGTAGATAACTTCATTCCTGGAGAAGTTTACAATGTAGGAAGTAAACAGGAATGGGAAAGAGATATTAAACAGTACTCTGATATGGTTCTTGATGCTGTTGGAGTAGATGATTCTCTTGTAACCTACACTCCAGCTGAAGATTTCACAACAAAAGTTAAAACTATTGATTTTTCAAAAGCTATTCGTGATTTAAAACATGATCCTAAAGTTCCACCTGAAGAAGGAATTAAAAGAACTGTAGAATGGATGAAAGACTACTACAGAATAGAATGA